The genomic stretch CAACGACAAGAGGCGACGGGGTCTCCCGTCGCtgattctgtcactaaatactCTCATCACTAAAATTCGTgactaaattttagcgacgccaATTTTAGTAACGGattttttccgtcactaaattttttagcaatggatttttttgttttagtgaTGGATTCTCCCGCCactaaattatcaattttttgtagtgtttgatggtttgatccaatGACTGTTATACCAATTTGTATGAATTTAGGATCGAAACAAAACCATTATCAAACTATTAAACACACAAAAGAACACAAAGTTTTACGTGAAGAGCTTAAGTTGGAAAAAATTCAtggcaaaaagaacaaaatatcattatgaTGATATTGAGACAATAATTCTAATGTATTTGGtacatatttataaatctaacactcatctataaatgtatataaaaaaagatttatataAATCCATAGTTTGATCGGAAGAAAagtcacaaaaaaaataaatcttcaatTGTAGATATGTTCTCCAATTTgtagtaaaatttaaattccgAATCACAATTATGACATTATTCTTGAACAAACATGAAGCATAATGATAAAATACCAATAACTAGCTGCTTATATTAGTGAACTAATGAATGGCTTGAAGGCGCCTGCCAAATTCTTAATCTGATCATAGCTCGAAGAACAAGCCACAATTCCATCGTTCCCGGCAAGAATCCGGTACTTGTCCTTCCTGGTAAAGTTGGTGCACTCAAACCCTAGAGTTGCGGCCAAGATCCTCTGAACATAGTTGGCAACATCATGTGGACTTTTCCCAGAAGAACACGTAGCTTCATGAGGCAATTGGTTAAGGAAAGTAACCTCGTAGATCGGCCTAGGGTTCATCAAGAAGAAGATGGGGTCCAAGCATTTCCAGCCTCTGGCTGTGGTTGCATGGAAGAAGCCAACCCTATAGTTCATGGCCACTGGCACGATTCTATCTGTGAGCTCGGCGAAAAGGGCACTGAATCTCAAGAGGAATGGCTCTCTACAAGTTGTTCCTTCAGGGCAAACCACGAGATCTCCACTTGTCAATTGTCTTTTGATCATCTCAGAATCGACTTGCCGGATTCTTGTCAATCGAATGGTGGGAATCGGCGATAGGATCTCAGAGAGTCGGGAGATAGAGTATGTCACTGCCGGGACTCGGCGTTGGAGGACAAAGGAAAGGACAACTGGGTCCATTAGGGTTCGATGGGTGCAAACGAAGAGGACACCGGAGTTAGAGGAGGAGGCGGCGGAAGGGGGCTTTCCTTTGACAATGATCTTGCCGCCCAACAAGCCGCTGATGTAAGGGATAGCCCACACGGGGAGGATTAGGCCGACGGCGATTCGGATTACCGCGAGGGTGATGCCGAGCGGGAGCCATAGGAGGATCAGTAGAGCTGTTGATGGGGTGGGGCGCTTGACGAGGCGACCGTCGTGGAAGATCACCGGCAGCGGTCGGAGGAGTTGGTTGTTGCTCTTTTGGCCGTTGACGAATGGACCGTGGCATTGTTTCTGTGTTGTTTAAAGACCTTGttagttatttaattaaactttggGCATGCAAACACCCATCAGAGTTCAGAAGAAATACCATctttctaataattaattaccttacaAAGGGACAAAAATGAATCAGACCGAGTCTTCCTTCCAAGCCCCATGCTGGGTTGATCATCATCTCCAAACAACGCAGCTACCCGATCCGAAACCGAACCAACATCATCATTACCCCTAATGGAACCGGTAGCAAACCCGAACCGGTTCACAACAAGCTCATTCCCAACAACATCATCGGCTCTCAGATGCTCCTTCACAAACCTCTCCACCATGATCCTGGGCATCTTGGTCACCACAACGCGCTTCTCGTAGCAACTGAACGCCCCCCAGGCCTCCATGTCAACCCCATCCATGTAGAACTTGGGCAGCACCGCCCTCGCCACCGATTCAATCTCCGACTCTCGAACCCCGGCGGTGGCAACAAACACGGTTAGTTTTAGCCCCGCATTCTCCAGCCCGAATAGCTCGAGAAGCTGAATGAATGGCCAGAGCATGAGCAACAAGGCGAACCGCAGTAAGCCCGACGCTTCGAAAGCCACTAACATGAAGTAGGGGAAGGGGTTTGGTTCGCTTAGAAGAGTCCCTTCCAGCTCCGACACCACAGACTGCTCCTCCATTAGGGTGGTTTTTCTTTGTTAATTTGCTTAATTCTTTGCGGCCACCGAATGGCTAAGGAATGGGAAATGGGTTAGCTAGcgacgatatatatatataaaattaggtTGGAAGATGAAGGTAGATTGACTGTTGTCTAATGTGGGAATAAGGCAGTTCATCAGCCTGCAACTACCTATAGCTACATAGCTCTTTGCTATATATGCTAGCTAGCTCGTGACATATTTATACACAGGAAATTTCGTATATATAACAtttttcctatatatatttgtactgtcacatctctctctctctctctcaagttttTCTCTGTACGTACGCCAACTTTAATTAGCTTGCATGGATTGATTACTTGAGCGCAAGAATGTTGTCAAGTTGAACTACTAGCTAGTCTCAATTATTTTAGGGGGTCCATTTTGTGCGGCTAAACGCAAGTCCACCGCCACCATGTTTAGGTTACTTAACTCATGAGAGTTACTCAGACGTacgtgtgtgtgtatttatatatatatacacatatatatttggGTTAAGTAATGTTAATATGTCAACTCATCACATAAACACTATTCTATATATCCATATAATGCAGAGAATATGTATGATTAATATTTAAgggtaatataatttttatgtttaatgttttattaattaattttaaactagTATATATAGGGTGAATTGACATTCATTTGATGAacctaatttattttattggggTAGTCAATTGATTTTACGGTTTACCAAAACACAAAATACCAAACTAAATCATTTTGggtgatttttaaaattgtcaaacGATAATAGatcaataattttgtaaaattacaatttagtttgatccatttaagtggtttaattttttcttgCCTGCCATctcaacatttttaatttaggTGGGAGTCTCTTAGTCTAACTTTCCATTTCACATTAGCAtttaatatatagtttttattaacgaaaaaaaaatgatagtttaaaattgaaataaaattatagctaaatattattattgactattgttattgtcaaaaatacaaca from Diospyros lotus cultivar Yz01 chromosome 9, ASM1463336v1, whole genome shotgun sequence encodes the following:
- the LOC127809433 gene encoding glycerol-3-phosphate acyltransferase 7-like, whose product is MEEQSVVSELEGTLLSEPNPFPYFMLVAFEASGLLRFALLLMLWPFIQLLELFGLENAGLKLTVFVATAGVRESEIESVARAVLPKFYMDGVDMEAWGAFSCYEKRVVVTKMPRIMVERFVKEHLRADDVVGNELVVNRFGFATGSIRGNDDVGSVSDRVAALFGDDDQPSMGLGRKTRSDSFLSLCKKQCHGPFVNGQKSNNQLLRPLPVIFHDGRLVKRPTPSTALLILLWLPLGITLAVIRIAVGLILPVWAIPYISGLLGGKIIVKGKPPSAASSSNSGVLFVCTHRTLMDPVVLSFVLQRRVPAVTYSISRLSEILSPIPTIRLTRIRQVDSEMIKRQLTSGDLVVCPEGTTCREPFLLRFSALFAELTDRIVPVAMNYRVGFFHATTARGWKCLDPIFFLMNPRPIYEVTFLNQLPHEATCSSGKSPHDVANYVQRILAATLGFECTNFTRKDKYRILAGNDGIVACSSSYDQIKNLAGAFKPFISSLI